One window from the genome of Enterobacteriaceae bacterium Kacie_13 encodes:
- a CDS encoding ASCH domain-containing protein gives MIPQIPLKYRDAERWSFGDTEASADELAKRVIDGTKTATCSNLDDDPEPEAGEIFVVVDGRNNPVCAVQLTDVKQVPFDQVTEQHAYEEGEGDRTLAYWRKEHQRFFEEYEMFEPTMPLLLMKFKLVEKF, from the coding sequence ATGATCCCGCAGATCCCACTAAAATACAGGGACGCAGAACGTTGGTCGTTTGGTGATACTGAAGCATCAGCGGATGAACTGGCTAAGCGCGTTATCGACGGTACAAAAACAGCAACCTGCTCTAACCTCGACGACGATCCTGAACCCGAAGCCGGCGAGATCTTTGTTGTGGTTGATGGCCGCAATAATCCTGTTTGCGCGGTACAGCTGACAGATGTGAAGCAGGTGCCCTTTGATCAGGTAACTGAGCAACACGCATACGAAGAAGGTGAGGGGGACAGGACGCTGGCGTACTGGCGTAAAGAGCATCAGCGTTTCTTCGAAGAGTACGAAATGTTTGAGCCAACCATGCCCCTGTTGTTGATGAAGTTTAAATTAGTGGAAAAATTCTAA
- a CDS encoding diguanylate cyclase, protein MSDEMKLESADGLLLQEMASLRDIIDNNSDWIWEVDAQGRYVFSSNKCIEFLGVPPEEVIGKTPFDFMPPDEAKRVGEQFAAIVERRAPFGGLLNRNIRPDGTEVILETSGVPLFDPDGNFRGYRGIDRNLTNLDQAPGQRLFQLESIYSNAPVGLCFIDLHMRYVTVNDAMANIIGLQPFEAIGRKVGVFLPGLSPLLNNALELAQRNEHTPDREFSVPGKNQVFFVRIKAAYDAQTQLSGLSVAMTDITSLKRMEKALRESQEHYRNMVELNPQIPWTADPRGMLSDVSSRFQRITGMTRQDILADKWIQSMHVEDRRAAVQTWDQCLKTGAPLDIEVRFCHVDRGWNWMRIRAAASYAPDGSIQRWYGTAEDVHERKLLELKLVKANRRLEIQARTDSLTKLPNRREFKKVLSHEYMRAKRNRTPLTVVMIDIDYFKHFNDHYGHLSGDACLRLVARTLRRSLKRSTDVVTRFGGEEFAAILPDTDLKGAWIVAQHIMESIETLGIKHSFSEFNRVTISQGIATYMPDQDPGLEDQSDIVSAADEALYLSKNNGRNQINAMPVSVRFNPL, encoded by the coding sequence ATGTCGGATGAAATGAAACTCGAATCAGCAGATGGACTGCTTTTACAGGAAATGGCCAGTCTGCGGGATATCATCGATAACAATTCTGACTGGATTTGGGAAGTCGATGCACAAGGACGTTACGTCTTTTCCTCGAATAAATGCATCGAGTTTCTGGGAGTCCCGCCTGAAGAAGTCATAGGTAAAACCCCGTTTGATTTTATGCCGCCTGACGAAGCTAAGCGCGTCGGTGAGCAGTTTGCTGCGATTGTCGAGCGCCGTGCGCCCTTTGGCGGATTACTCAACCGTAATATTCGCCCGGATGGAACGGAGGTTATTCTCGAAACCAGCGGCGTTCCGTTATTTGATCCCGACGGTAACTTTCGCGGTTATCGCGGCATCGACCGTAATCTGACCAACCTGGATCAGGCTCCCGGACAACGTCTCTTCCAGCTGGAATCTATCTATTCCAACGCCCCCGTTGGCCTGTGCTTCATCGATCTGCACATGCGCTATGTGACGGTGAATGACGCTATGGCGAACATTATCGGTTTGCAACCCTTTGAAGCGATTGGCCGGAAAGTCGGCGTTTTTTTGCCCGGCCTCTCTCCTCTGCTCAATAATGCGCTGGAGCTGGCGCAGCGCAACGAGCACACGCCTGACCGAGAATTCTCGGTGCCTGGTAAAAATCAGGTTTTCTTTGTACGCATCAAAGCGGCATACGATGCACAAACTCAGCTGAGTGGTCTTTCTGTAGCGATGACCGATATCACCAGCCTGAAACGAATGGAGAAGGCGCTGCGGGAAAGCCAGGAGCATTACCGCAATATGGTCGAGCTGAACCCACAAATTCCGTGGACGGCGGATCCCCGGGGCATGCTCAGTGACGTCAGTTCGCGTTTTCAGCGCATCACGGGTATGACCCGTCAGGATATTCTGGCCGACAAGTGGATCCAAAGTATGCACGTGGAAGACCGCCGTGCCGCCGTACAGACGTGGGATCAATGCCTGAAAACAGGGGCTCCACTGGATATCGAAGTGCGTTTTTGCCACGTTGACCGCGGCTGGAACTGGATGCGAATTCGCGCTGCGGCGAGTTATGCGCCTGATGGTTCTATCCAGCGCTGGTATGGCACGGCAGAAGATGTTCATGAGCGAAAGCTGCTTGAACTGAAACTGGTGAAAGCCAACCGCCGTCTCGAAATTCAGGCACGGACGGATTCACTGACCAAGTTACCTAACCGTCGTGAATTCAAAAAAGTGCTGAGCCACGAATATATGCGCGCGAAGCGTAACCGTACACCACTGACGGTGGTAATGATCGATATCGATTATTTCAAACATTTCAACGATCACTACGGCCATTTATCTGGAGATGCCTGTCTGCGTCTGGTTGCCCGTACTCTGCGCCGGTCGCTAAAACGCAGCACGGACGTGGTCACAAGATTTGGCGGTGAAGAGTTTGCCGCTATTTTGCCGGATACCGATTTGAAAGGTGCCTGGATTGTCGCGCAGCACATCATGGAATCCATTGAAACGCTGGGCATCAAGCACAGTTTCAGTGAATTTAACCGGGTGACGATCAGCCAGGGTATCGCGACGTATATGCCCGATCAGGATCCGGGTCTGGAAGATCAGTCAGATATCGTCAGCGCAGCCGATGAAGCGCTGTATCTGTCCAAAAACAATGGCCGAAATCAAATTAACGCCATGCCTGTTTCAGTCAGATTCAATCCGCTTTAA
- the proQ gene encoding RNA chaperone ProQ, producing the protein MENQPKLNSSKEVIAFLAERFPLCFTAEGEARPLKIGIFADLVERVQGEENLSKTQLRSALRLYTSSWRYLYGVKVGAERVDLDGNSCGVLEEQHVEHARKQLEEAKARVQAQRAEQQAKRREAGETTEPRRPRPAAKKPAPRRENAPAAVAGQENRKPRTPRPPREEKREPRHVPVTDISKLQIGQEIKVRAGQSAMDATVLEIAKDGVRVQLSSGLAMIVRAEHLQF; encoded by the coding sequence ATGGAAAATCAACCTAAGTTGAACAGTAGTAAAGAAGTCATCGCCTTTTTGGCTGAGCGGTTCCCGCTCTGTTTTACCGCCGAAGGCGAAGCACGCCCATTAAAGATCGGTATCTTTGCGGATTTGGTCGAGCGCGTGCAAGGTGAAGAGAATCTGAGCAAAACTCAGTTACGCTCTGCTCTGCGTCTGTATACCTCAAGCTGGCGCTATCTGTACGGCGTTAAAGTTGGCGCAGAACGCGTTGACCTTGATGGTAATTCATGTGGTGTTCTTGAAGAGCAGCACGTCGAACATGCCCGTAAACAGTTGGAAGAAGCAAAAGCCCGCGTTCAGGCACAACGTGCAGAACAACAGGCTAAGCGTCGTGAAGCCGGTGAAACTACTGAGCCACGTCGTCCACGTCCGGCCGCTAAAAAACCTGCGCCGCGTCGTGAAAATGCGCCCGCTGCTGTGGCTGGTCAGGAAAATCGCAAACCACGTACACCTCGTCCACCGCGTGAGGAAAAACGTGAACCGCGTCATGTGCCAGTAACAGACATTTCAAAACTGCAAATTGGCCAGGAAATCAAAGTCAGAGCAGGACAGAGTGCGATGGATGCTACCGTTTTGGAAATTGCCAAAGACGGTGTTCGCGTTCAACTCTCTTCGGGTCTGGCGATGATCGTGCGCGCAGAACATTTGCAGTTCTGA
- a CDS encoding MCE family protein, with protein MQQETPNTPTEARIKHRRRISPFWLLPFIALLIAGWLIYSNYQERGATVTIDFQSAAGIVAGRTPVRYQGVEVGTVESISLTKDLRTIQVKVSIKSDLSDALREGTQFWLVTPKASLAGVSGLDALVGGNYIGMMPGPGKEKDHFVALDTQPKFRLNTGELMIHLHAKDLGSLSTGSLVYYRKIPVGKVYDYDIESGNNGVTIDLLIDKRFANLVKDNTRFWNVSGFKGDFSLSGAKVQMESLAALVNGAISMDSPNDGKPAKADQSYVLYPDLAQSQRGVEIDLDLPNGDGLSEGQTPLMYQGLQVGTLTKITLQADSKVTGKLTVDPSVLDMIRTGTRIEMNSPKISLSNANLSQLLTGNTLELIPGEGEPKKHFVVLDSNSKLLQDPGTIKLQLIAPQSYGIDAGQPIKLYGITVGQVMDRKLTDEGIVFNVAIMPEYKDLLHKDSKFVVNSRVDVKLGIDGMEVLGASAQEWVDGGVRIIPGTKGAPGQKYPLYSNAEKAAEGIQGEQPGATLTLTAKSLPDVQTGSVVLYRKFQVGEIVNVRPKANEFEVDVYIQPQYRNLLTDKSIFWAEGGAKVQLNGSGLTVQASPLDRALKGAISFDNLEGVTLTKGVKRILYDSETSARAVGSQIILNTYDASKLSPGMPLRYLGITIGQVESLKLDPQLNQVAAKAVLYPEYVDNFARRGSRFSIVSPEISAGGVSNLDTLLQPYINVEAGKGAPTRNFDLQESTITDSRYTDGLGIVVDAAEVGSLQIGTPVLFRGIEVGTVSGFYLGAMADRVNVTLRISKKYQYLVRANTVFWLASGYDLQFGLTGGMFKSGTFQQFIRGGIAFATPPTTPLAPKAANGNHFLLNPEAPKDWQNWGTAIPRN; from the coding sequence ATGCAACAGGAAACGCCGAATACACCGACTGAAGCACGGATAAAACACAGACGCCGGATTTCACCTTTTTGGCTGCTGCCGTTTATTGCTTTACTGATCGCCGGATGGCTGATTTACAGTAACTATCAGGAGCGCGGCGCGACGGTGACGATCGATTTCCAGTCCGCGGCTGGGATTGTTGCGGGCCGCACGCCTGTCCGTTATCAGGGCGTCGAAGTCGGGACGGTGGAATCCATCAGCCTGACCAAAGATCTGCGCACGATTCAGGTGAAAGTGAGTATCAAAAGCGATTTGTCTGACGCGTTGCGCGAAGGCACGCAATTCTGGCTGGTCACGCCGAAAGCGTCACTTGCCGGAGTTTCCGGGCTTGATGCGCTGGTTGGCGGTAACTACATCGGGATGATGCCGGGACCGGGCAAAGAAAAAGATCATTTTGTCGCGCTTGATACACAGCCTAAATTCCGCCTCAACACCGGCGAACTGATGATTCATCTTCACGCCAAAGATCTGGGCTCACTGAGCACCGGTTCACTGGTGTATTACCGTAAAATCCCGGTCGGTAAAGTCTACGATTACGATATCGAAAGCGGCAATAACGGCGTAACCATTGACCTGCTGATCGACAAACGTTTTGCGAACCTGGTTAAGGATAATACCCGCTTCTGGAACGTTTCTGGTTTCAAAGGGGATTTCAGCCTGAGCGGTGCGAAAGTACAGATGGAAAGCCTGGCGGCTCTGGTCAATGGCGCGATTTCAATGGATTCGCCCAACGACGGTAAACCGGCCAAAGCCGATCAGTCCTACGTGCTGTACCCCGATCTGGCGCAGAGCCAGCGCGGTGTGGAAATCGATTTGGACTTACCGAATGGCGACGGCCTCTCTGAAGGTCAGACGCCGCTGATGTATCAGGGATTGCAGGTCGGTACGCTGACCAAAATCACCTTGCAGGCCGACAGCAAAGTCACCGGTAAACTGACCGTTGACCCTTCAGTGCTGGATATGATCCGAACCGGCACACGCATTGAAATGAACAGTCCGAAAATCAGCCTCAGCAATGCTAATCTCAGCCAGCTGCTAACCGGCAATACGCTGGAACTTATCCCCGGCGAAGGCGAACCTAAGAAGCATTTCGTGGTACTCGACAGCAACAGCAAGCTACTTCAGGATCCCGGCACCATCAAACTCCAGCTGATTGCGCCGCAAAGCTATGGCATTGATGCCGGACAGCCGATCAAACTTTACGGTATCACCGTCGGGCAGGTGATGGATCGTAAACTGACTGACGAAGGCATCGTCTTTAATGTCGCTATCATGCCGGAATACAAAGACCTGCTGCACAAAGACAGTAAGTTTGTTGTCAACAGCCGTGTGGACGTGAAACTGGGTATCGACGGGATGGAAGTGCTAGGTGCCAGCGCTCAGGAATGGGTCGACGGTGGCGTGCGCATTATTCCCGGCACCAAAGGCGCACCGGGACAGAAATATCCGCTCTACAGCAATGCCGAAAAAGCGGCTGAAGGCATTCAGGGCGAACAACCCGGCGCAACGCTGACGCTGACCGCGAAAAGCCTGCCAGACGTGCAGACCGGATCTGTCGTGCTCTACCGCAAGTTCCAGGTCGGTGAAATTGTCAACGTTCGCCCGAAAGCCAATGAGTTCGAAGTGGACGTGTACATTCAGCCGCAATATCGCAACCTGTTGACCGATAAGAGCATCTTCTGGGCCGAAGGCGGTGCCAAAGTGCAGCTGAACGGGAGCGGTCTCACCGTACAGGCATCACCGCTGGATCGCGCCTTAAAAGGTGCCATCAGCTTCGATAATCTGGAAGGCGTGACGCTCACCAAAGGCGTGAAACGTATTCTGTATGATTCCGAAACGTCTGCACGCGCTGTCGGCAGCCAAATCATTCTCAATACTTACGATGCCAGCAAGCTGTCACCGGGAATGCCGCTGCGCTATCTCGGCATTACTATCGGGCAGGTGGAGTCTCTGAAGTTGGATCCGCAGCTGAATCAGGTGGCGGCCAAGGCCGTGCTGTATCCGGAATATGTGGATAACTTCGCCCGTCGTGGCTCGCGCTTCTCGATTGTTTCACCGGAGATTTCCGCCGGTGGCGTCAGTAATCTGGATACACTGCTCCAGCCTTACATCAACGTTGAAGCCGGAAAAGGTGCACCAACGCGTAATTTTGATCTGCAGGAATCGACCATTACCGATTCACGTTACACTGACGGTTTAGGCATTGTGGTTGATGCTGCCGAAGTGGGTTCGCTGCAAATTGGTACGCCAGTGCTGTTCCGTGGTATCGAAGTAGGTACGGTTTCAGGATTCTATCTCGGTGCGATGGCCGATCGCGTCAACGTCACGTTGCGGATCAGTAAAAAGTACCAATATCTGGTGCGTGCAAATACCGTCTTCTGGCTGGCTTCAGGGTATGACCTGCAATTCGGTCTGACCGGCGGGATGTTCAAAAGTGGGACCTTCCAGCAATTTATCCGTGGCGGTATCGCCTTTGCGACACCACCGACCACACCGCTTGCACCGAAAGCCGCCAACGGCAATCATTTCCTGCTTAACCCGGAAGCACCGAAAGACTGGCAAAACTGGGGCACAGCGATCCCCAGAAACTGA
- a CDS encoding GAF domain-containing protein: MNKEAFYTELKRDLNALIAGENNFIATLSNASALLFERLEGVNWVGFYLMDGTSLVLGPFQGKIACVRIPVGKGVCGTAVAENSVQRVGDVHAFPGHIACDAASNAEIVLPITVKGTVIGVLDIDSTVYQRFDEADEQGLTELVSGLCQHLESCDAEKYVNLIVS, translated from the coding sequence ATGAATAAAGAAGCATTCTACACGGAATTAAAACGTGATTTGAACGCGTTGATCGCCGGAGAAAACAATTTTATTGCCACTCTGTCGAACGCCAGTGCTTTACTGTTTGAACGTCTTGAAGGCGTCAACTGGGTGGGTTTTTATCTGATGGATGGCACTTCACTGGTGCTGGGTCCATTCCAGGGTAAAATTGCCTGCGTGCGTATTCCAGTGGGAAAAGGCGTATGCGGAACTGCAGTGGCGGAAAATTCCGTTCAGCGTGTGGGCGATGTCCATGCCTTTCCGGGCCACATTGCGTGTGACGCAGCAAGTAATGCTGAGATTGTTCTGCCCATTACGGTGAAAGGAACAGTTATCGGCGTATTAGACATTGATAGCACCGTTTATCAGCGCTTCGATGAAGCCGATGAACAGGGGCTGACAGAGTTAGTCAGCGGGCTTTGCCAGCATCTTGAAAGCTGCGATGCTGAAAAATATGTCAATCTGATCGTAAGTTGA
- the rsmF gene encoding 16S rRNA (cytosine(1407)-C(5))-methyltransferase RsmF, whose protein sequence is MENLFSSGTEPLSKLITASAFADKLPAAFLDATRAVMPENLSMEDFIAACQRPLRPSLRVNTLKISVPAFLELATHYQWELEPVPWCAEGFWINRHVLDESRLGNALAHLAGLFYIQEASSMLPVTALFANETQPVLVMDVAAAPGSKTTQIAALMNNQGGILANEYSASRVKVLHANVSRCGVSNTALTHFDGRVFGAALPETFDAVLLDAPCSGEGVIRKDADAMSNWSQESVADIASTQRELIDSAFHALKPGGVLVYSTCTLNAQENQQVCQWLLETYADAVEVETLETLFDGASKAVTPEGYLHVFPQVYDSEGFFVARFRKTDSVTRLPAPGYKVGRFPFSAMSRQDTAEIVSAAARSGLRWPEKQFTLWQRDKEIWLFPAVLEPLFGKVRFSRIGVRLAERFPKGFRWQHEAVVAFSAPDAANRFEISDELAQNWLRGVDIYPDVAPPKDECLVTWLDQPLGLAKRIGSRIKNSLPRELVRDGATRHTDLPTG, encoded by the coding sequence CTGGAAAACTTATTCAGTTCTGGAACCGAACCTTTGTCAAAACTCATTACAGCCAGCGCCTTCGCGGATAAATTACCCGCAGCGTTTCTCGACGCGACCCGCGCCGTCATGCCTGAAAATCTCAGCATGGAAGATTTTATTGCTGCGTGTCAGCGCCCTCTCCGCCCGAGCCTGCGGGTCAATACGCTAAAAATCAGCGTGCCTGCGTTTCTTGAGTTGGCCACCCACTATCAGTGGGAATTAGAGCCGGTACCCTGGTGTGCGGAAGGTTTCTGGATCAACCGCCATGTTCTGGATGAGTCACGGCTAGGTAACGCGCTCGCGCATCTGGCGGGGCTGTTTTACATTCAGGAAGCCAGTTCCATGCTGCCCGTAACCGCGCTGTTTGCCAACGAAACGCAACCGGTACTGGTCATGGACGTCGCCGCTGCGCCGGGGTCTAAAACTACGCAAATCGCTGCGCTGATGAACAATCAGGGCGGCATTCTCGCCAACGAATACTCCGCCAGCCGTGTGAAAGTTCTGCATGCCAACGTCAGCCGCTGTGGCGTGAGCAATACGGCACTCACCCATTTTGACGGTCGGGTATTTGGTGCCGCCCTGCCAGAAACCTTTGACGCAGTCCTGCTTGATGCGCCCTGTTCTGGTGAAGGGGTTATCCGTAAAGATGCCGATGCGATGAGCAACTGGTCCCAGGAAAGCGTTGCGGACATTGCTTCCACCCAGCGTGAGCTGATCGACAGTGCCTTCCATGCGCTAAAGCCGGGCGGCGTGCTGGTGTATTCGACCTGTACACTCAACGCACAGGAAAACCAGCAGGTTTGCCAATGGTTGCTTGAGACCTATGCTGACGCCGTTGAAGTGGAAACGCTGGAAACTTTATTTGATGGCGCATCGAAAGCCGTCACCCCGGAGGGTTATCTGCATGTATTCCCACAGGTCTACGACAGCGAAGGATTTTTTGTCGCGCGCTTTCGTAAAACAGATTCGGTCACGCGTTTGCCGGCACCCGGTTATAAAGTCGGCCGTTTCCCGTTCTCTGCGATGTCCCGTCAGGACACGGCCGAGATCGTGAGTGCCGCCGCGCGCTCTGGTCTGCGCTGGCCTGAAAAACAGTTCACCCTGTGGCAGCGCGATAAAGAAATCTGGCTGTTCCCGGCCGTGCTCGAACCATTGTTTGGCAAAGTGCGTTTCTCGCGCATCGGAGTGCGTCTGGCAGAACGTTTTCCGAAAGGATTCCGCTGGCAGCATGAAGCAGTGGTCGCATTCAGCGCTCCAGATGCCGCAAATCGTTTTGAGATAAGTGATGAGCTTGCACAAAACTGGCTGCGCGGCGTCGACATCTATCCGGATGTCGCACCGCCAAAAGATGAATGTCTGGTAACGTGGCTCGATCAACCGCTGGGTTTAGCGAAACGTATTGGCAGCAGGATCAAAAATAGTTTGCCGCGTGAACTGGTTCGGGACGGTGCGACCCGACATACAGATTTACCAACTGGTTAA
- a CDS encoding DUF1480 family protein, protein MAKSNIRIGSYEIDDAQLSTPEAKGGDMVHIPCKSDPDLCMQLDAWDDNTSVPAILDGRHSVLYKEKYDKQNDEWIMRLE, encoded by the coding sequence ATGGCAAAATCGAACATAAGAATTGGCAGTTACGAAATTGATGACGCGCAATTATCCACGCCGGAAGCAAAAGGCGGCGATATGGTGCACATTCCGTGCAAATCAGATCCTGATTTGTGCATGCAGCTGGACGCATGGGATGACAACACCAGCGTCCCGGCGATTCTGGATGGCCGTCATTCTGTGTTGTACAAGGAAAAGTATGACAAGCAGAATGATGAGTGGATCATGAGACTGGAGTAA
- the yebS gene encoding membrane integrity lipid transport subunit YebS: MKINTISAQIPQVRYQRCSECDHLFSLPALKRTQTAHCPRCNAKVEKGRVCSLPRLITIAISILLLMPFAYTEPLISIRLLGTRIDASLLEGIWQMSRQGDPVTASMVAFCTIGAPLTLALSILYLHFGSKLGMNLKPVLLMLDRLKDWVMLDIYLVGMAVASIKVKEYADIDVGVALAAYLMMTVMVTLTMINLNIEQLWEEFYPQRQPKGVPTSLRLCLSCKFTGQPDERGRCPRCHTPMRVRYKHSLQKTWAALIAAMIFLIPANMLPISIIYANGQQLKDTIFSGVVSLATSGNIPIAAIVFIASVLVPFTKVIVMLTLLLSIHFKAIQGLKTRVRLLRLVTWIGRWSMLDLFVISLMMSLVNRDQLLSFTMGPAAFYFGSAVILTILAVEWLDSRLIWDAHATGNAEYTD; the protein is encoded by the coding sequence ATGAAAATAAACACAATATCAGCGCAGATCCCGCAAGTTCGCTACCAGCGCTGTAGCGAATGCGACCATCTGTTTTCGCTGCCGGCACTCAAGCGTACGCAGACGGCACACTGCCCGCGCTGCAATGCAAAAGTCGAAAAAGGCCGGGTGTGTTCTCTGCCCCGCCTGATCACCATCGCAATCAGCATTTTGCTGCTGATGCCGTTCGCGTACACCGAACCGTTAATCAGCATTCGCCTGCTGGGCACTCGCATTGACGCCAGCCTGCTCGAAGGTATCTGGCAGATGTCGCGTCAGGGCGATCCGGTCACCGCCAGCATGGTCGCTTTTTGCACTATCGGCGCGCCGCTGACACTGGCGCTCTCTATCCTTTATCTGCATTTTGGCAGCAAACTGGGCATGAATCTAAAACCCGTGCTGCTGATGCTCGACCGCCTTAAAGACTGGGTTATGCTCGATATTTATCTGGTGGGGATGGCCGTCGCCAGTATCAAAGTGAAGGAGTATGCGGATATCGATGTCGGCGTGGCGCTGGCAGCCTATCTGATGATGACGGTGATGGTTACGCTGACCATGATTAATCTCAACATCGAACAACTGTGGGAAGAGTTTTATCCACAGCGCCAGCCAAAGGGCGTGCCCACTTCACTGCGCCTGTGTTTATCCTGTAAATTCACCGGTCAGCCCGATGAACGCGGACGCTGTCCTCGTTGCCACACGCCGATGCGGGTACGCTATAAACATAGCCTGCAAAAAACCTGGGCTGCGCTGATTGCGGCGATGATTTTCCTCATCCCCGCCAACATGCTGCCAATTTCGATTATTTATGCTAACGGCCAACAGTTGAAGGACACCATTTTTTCTGGCGTAGTGTCGCTCGCTACGTCAGGAAATATACCGATCGCCGCGATTGTCTTTATCGCCAGCGTTCTGGTGCCTTTCACAAAAGTTATCGTGATGCTGACCTTACTGCTCAGTATCCATTTCAAAGCGATTCAGGGACTGAAAACGCGCGTACGTTTATTACGGCTGGTAACCTGGATCGGACGCTGGTCAATGCTCGATTTGTTTGTAATTTCATTAATGATGTCGCTGGTAAATCGTGACCAGCTTTTGTCATTTACAATGGGACCGGCAGCCTTTTACTTTGGCTCTGCCGTAATCCTGACCATTCTTGCCGTTGAATGGCTTGATAGCCGCTTGATTTGGGATGCACATGCAACAGGAAACGCCGAATACACCGACTGA